A region of uncultured Draconibacterium sp. DNA encodes the following proteins:
- a CDS encoding long-chain fatty acid--CoA ligase, producing the protein MGQTVTRTFDILERILKEFPREDAIAGKKDGKWYSYSSEEYYKKSHQFAMGLMAMGLKRGDKVATVTTNRAEWNIADMGLAMGGFIHVPIYPTLGDDEYKYILKHAEVKIILAGDKKLFQSMCPLANMIDGVDAVYTFEDVEGAKNYQQILDLGEANKDEFAAQLEETKKDIKPEELATIIYTSGTTGVPKGVMLSHNNLVSNFVEHSKLHSLGIEHKALSFLPLCHVYERSVNYHFQYRGMGVYYVGNLSQIVSSIKEVKPHMFNSVPRLLEKVYDGFVAKGKELSGIKRKLYFWALNLTRHFEYNKNYGPLMRLKISVADKLIYSKWREALGGNITYVVSGGAALQPRIARLFGMAKLTTLEGYGLTETSPVIAVNNPTTMEMMVGTVGPILKGYDVKFAPDGEILCKGPGIMMGYYKAPELTDEVIDENGWFHTGDIGVLVDDKYLKITDRKKEIFKLSGGKYIAPQMIENKLKTSELIEQVMVIGANEKFASAIISPCFPILHDWAGEHKLHYENNEELIQLPAVIQKLQKEVAKINKTLGSHEQISRIRLVCEEWTPTSGELSPTLKLRRNAVAVKYQHLIDDIYAVGAKR; encoded by the coding sequence ATGGGACAAACAGTTACACGTACTTTCGATATTCTCGAACGCATATTGAAAGAATTCCCCCGTGAAGATGCCATTGCCGGTAAAAAGGACGGGAAATGGTATAGTTATTCTTCAGAAGAGTATTATAAAAAATCGCACCAGTTTGCCATGGGACTTATGGCTATGGGTTTAAAACGTGGCGATAAAGTTGCTACGGTTACCACCAACCGGGCTGAGTGGAATATTGCCGATATGGGTTTGGCAATGGGTGGTTTTATTCACGTGCCAATTTACCCGACACTGGGCGACGATGAGTATAAATATATTCTGAAACACGCCGAAGTAAAAATCATTCTGGCAGGCGATAAAAAGCTCTTCCAAAGCATGTGTCCATTGGCCAATATGATTGATGGTGTTGATGCAGTTTACACTTTTGAAGATGTGGAAGGTGCTAAAAATTATCAGCAAATTCTTGATTTGGGTGAGGCAAACAAAGATGAGTTTGCAGCGCAGCTGGAAGAAACAAAAAAGGATATTAAACCAGAAGAACTGGCAACTATAATTTATACCTCCGGTACAACAGGGGTACCCAAAGGTGTTATGCTAAGCCATAATAATTTGGTATCAAATTTCGTGGAACATTCGAAATTGCATAGTTTGGGAATAGAACATAAAGCATTGAGTTTTCTCCCGCTTTGCCATGTTTACGAACGAAGTGTAAATTATCACTTTCAGTACCGGGGAATGGGGGTTTATTATGTGGGAAATCTGTCGCAAATTGTTTCGTCTATCAAAGAAGTGAAACCGCACATGTTTAACTCTGTGCCACGTTTGCTCGAAAAAGTTTACGACGGGTTTGTCGCCAAAGGAAAAGAACTTTCAGGTATTAAACGGAAATTGTACTTCTGGGCACTGAATCTGACACGTCATTTTGAATACAACAAAAATTATGGCCCTTTAATGCGACTGAAAATTTCGGTGGCAGACAAGTTGATCTATTCCAAATGGAGAGAAGCTCTTGGAGGAAATATCACATATGTTGTTTCCGGCGGCGCTGCCCTTCAGCCGCGAATTGCCCGCCTGTTTGGTATGGCAAAACTTACAACGCTCGAAGGATATGGATTAACGGAAACGTCGCCGGTAATTGCTGTAAACAACCCAACTACAATGGAAATGATGGTTGGAACTGTTGGCCCGATTCTGAAAGGTTACGATGTGAAATTTGCACCCGACGGCGAGATTTTGTGCAAAGGCCCCGGAATAATGATGGGTTATTACAAGGCTCCGGAACTGACCGACGAAGTGATCGATGAAAACGGATGGTTTCATACCGGAGATATTGGTGTTTTGGTAGATGATAAATACCTGAAGATTACCGATCGTAAGAAAGAAATTTTTAAACTGTCGGGAGGAAAATATATTGCTCCTCAGATGATTGAGAACAAGTTGAAAACATCTGAACTGATTGAGCAGGTGATGGTAATTGGTGCCAACGAAAAATTTGCCAGTGCCATTATTTCTCCATGTTTTCCAATTCTTCACGACTGGGCGGGCGAGCACAAGCTGCATTACGAGAACAATGAAGAGTTGATTCAACTTCCGGCGGTAATTCAAAAATTGCAAAAAGAAGTTGCAAAGATTAACAAGACGCTGGGATCACACGAGCAAATCAGTCGTATACGTCTGGTGTGCGAAGAATGGACTCCAACTTCGGGCGAACTGTCGCCAACACTAAAACTAAGACGAAATGCGGTGGCTGTAAAATACCAGCACTTAATTGATGATATATATGCCGTAGGGGCAAAGAGGTAG
- a CDS encoding nucleoside hydrolase has protein sequence MQLFNLENEVPLFMGADKSYAEIAPTISDKNFDGQPAIDFIIQEAMKVEDEKLVLVPVGKLTNIALAILKEPRIVDKVRVIWLGGNYPDPGEYNLENDTTAVNPVIQSGVEFEMVTVRYGQPGGTAAVAVVREEINQNMKGKGPLSHHTITGRHGGTFNRFGDYSANLFNEAEMYGNPPSRSLFDMVVLAVLKNEAWGEKVEIPAPKLVGNRWIDQPENSRKIIYWENFNRDAIVNDLFELMEKTTPKQ, from the coding sequence ATTCAACTATTTAATCTTGAAAACGAAGTGCCATTGTTTATGGGGGCCGATAAAAGTTATGCCGAAATTGCACCAACTATTTCGGATAAAAATTTTGACGGACAACCTGCCATTGATTTTATCATTCAGGAAGCAATGAAAGTTGAGGATGAAAAACTGGTGCTGGTACCGGTTGGCAAATTGACCAATATTGCACTGGCAATTTTAAAAGAACCTCGAATTGTTGATAAGGTTCGGGTGATCTGGCTGGGAGGGAATTATCCCGATCCCGGAGAATATAATCTTGAAAATGATACCACGGCTGTAAACCCGGTAATTCAATCGGGAGTTGAGTTTGAAATGGTTACAGTGCGTTATGGTCAGCCAGGAGGAACGGCTGCAGTTGCTGTTGTTCGCGAGGAAATTAATCAGAACATGAAAGGTAAAGGACCGCTTTCGCACCATACTATTACCGGACGACATGGAGGTACATTTAATCGTTTTGGCGATTATTCGGCCAATCTTTTTAATGAGGCCGAAATGTATGGAAATCCACCGTCGCGCTCCTTGTTTGATATGGTTGTACTTGCCGTTTTGAAAAACGAAGCCTGGGGAGAAAAGGTTGAAATACCTGCCCCGAAACTTGTTGGAAATCGCTGGATTGATCAGCCGGAAAACAGTCGTAAAATAATTTACTGGGAAAACTTTAATCGCGATGCCATTGTAAATGACTTGTTCGAACTAATGGAAAAGACTACACCAAAACAATAA
- a CDS encoding alpha-L-fucosidase, translating to MKRLILPFVLSLFITISYAQKYEANWKSIDSRPIPQWFEDVKFGIFIHWGVYSVPAWAPANADIGVYAKYAEWYGFRINDDSKAGKLFREYHNNMYGKDFLYQDFAPRFKAQHWNPEQWADLFKRAGAKYVVLTSKHHEGFTLWPSEQSWNWNSVDIGPHRDICGDLTTAVKEAGLHMGFYYSLYEWYNPLYKNNLQKYVDDHMIPQMKDLVTSYEPDILWTDGEWDHPSKDWKSTEFLAWLYNESPVKDRICINDRWGKETRSKHGGFYTTEYDLVHDGKSDKIDKAWEECRGIGTSFGYNQIETVENYMSSEALIHLLIEKVAGGGNLLLDVGPTADGRIPVIQQQRLLDIGDWLETNGEAIYETRKWEGAEKNTIADVYFTKKGKDLYVHCTQYPTTDLKIKGLKKASSVNLLGYQGDVKFKKSGKTITISAPGLTPGKLTRTYAWVFKLENVLK from the coding sequence ATGAAACGACTTATTTTGCCGTTTGTCTTGTCTCTTTTCATTACTATTTCGTACGCCCAGAAATACGAAGCAAACTGGAAATCAATTGATAGTCGCCCGATACCGCAATGGTTTGAGGATGTAAAGTTTGGCATTTTCATTCACTGGGGAGTTTATTCAGTTCCGGCCTGGGCTCCGGCAAATGCCGATATTGGTGTTTATGCCAAATACGCCGAGTGGTATGGCTTCCGGATTAACGACGATAGCAAAGCCGGCAAACTCTTCCGCGAATACCATAACAATATGTATGGTAAAGATTTCCTGTACCAAGACTTTGCCCCACGATTTAAAGCACAACACTGGAACCCGGAACAATGGGCTGATTTGTTTAAACGCGCCGGAGCAAAATATGTGGTATTAACATCGAAACACCACGAAGGATTTACGCTTTGGCCAAGCGAACAAAGCTGGAACTGGAACAGCGTTGATATTGGTCCTCATCGTGATATTTGTGGCGATTTAACTACTGCTGTTAAAGAAGCAGGTTTGCACATGGGGTTTTATTATTCGCTTTACGAATGGTACAATCCGCTTTATAAAAACAACCTGCAGAAATATGTCGATGACCATATGATTCCACAAATGAAAGACCTTGTTACCAGCTACGAACCTGATATTTTATGGACCGATGGCGAGTGGGATCATCCAAGTAAAGACTGGAAAAGCACCGAGTTCCTGGCCTGGCTTTACAACGAATCTCCGGTTAAAGACCGGATTTGTATTAACGACCGCTGGGGAAAAGAAACACGAAGCAAACATGGTGGATTTTATACGACAGAATACGATTTAGTTCATGACGGCAAAAGTGATAAGATCGACAAAGCATGGGAAGAGTGTCGCGGAATAGGCACTTCGTTTGGATATAACCAGATTGAAACCGTTGAAAACTATATGAGCTCCGAAGCACTGATTCATCTTTTAATTGAAAAAGTTGCGGGAGGAGGCAATCTTCTGCTTGATGTTGGACCAACTGCCGATGGTCGTATTCCTGTAATTCAGCAACAACGCCTACTTGATATTGGCGACTGGCTGGAGACAAACGGCGAAGCCATATACGAAACAAGAAAATGGGAAGGTGCTGAAAAGAACACTATCGCTGATGTATATTTCACAAAAAAAGGAAAAGACTTGTATGTACATTGCACGCAATATCCCACAACCGATTTAAAAATAAAAGGACTGAAAAAAGCCTCATCTGTTAATTTGTTGGGCTACCAGGGCGATGTAAAATTCAAAAAATCGGGAAAAACAATTACCATTTCAGCGCCGGGATTAACTCCGGGGAAACTTACCCGCACCTATGCCTGGGTTTTTAAACTTGAAAATGTACTTAAATAA
- a CDS encoding beta-N-acetylhexosaminidase has translation MRKISVLSIFVILLSMFQSCSESVETDLTKTAFIPKPTSVTATGDGFNLNKASVIYVQEGTEGLFISAEILAAKINQLTGSSIKTKTTSTPPSKSIYISIAENGPLKKEGYELNIDKNLISIMGADAAGCFFGVQTLLQTLPVEADNSQPLYVPTGTITDSPEYTYRGAMLDVARHFFNVEEVKQFIDFLAMYKMNVLHLHLSDDQGWRIEIKSWPKLTEIGGQTEVGGGKGGFYTQEQYKELVQYAADRQIMIVPEIDMPGHTNAALASYAELNCDGKARELYTGTEVGFSTLCTDKEITYQFIDDVIRELAEITPGPYIHIGGDESHVTAHDDYVYFVNKVQDIVKKHGKKIIGWDEIANAKLIDDVTVQFWADVKNTTMGVEKGAQVLMSPAARAYLDMQYDSTTHLGLHWAGYIEVDHGYDWDPATLVEGITKENILGIEAPLWSETVTNIDEVEYMVFPRLPGYAEIGWTAPGERSWDEYKTRLAKHGKRFEALGIDYYKSALVPWEE, from the coding sequence ATGAGAAAGATATCAGTTTTGTCAATTTTTGTAATCCTCTTATCTATGTTTCAATCCTGTTCAGAGAGCGTTGAAACCGACCTTACAAAAACGGCTTTTATACCAAAACCAACCAGCGTAACCGCGACAGGCGACGGCTTCAACCTAAATAAAGCCAGTGTAATTTATGTACAAGAAGGAACCGAAGGACTATTCATTTCAGCTGAAATTCTTGCTGCTAAAATCAATCAACTTACCGGGAGTTCTATAAAAACAAAAACGACAAGCACTCCACCTTCAAAAAGTATTTATATTTCAATAGCTGAAAACGGCCCATTAAAAAAGGAAGGTTATGAATTGAATATCGACAAAAACCTTATTTCGATAATGGGAGCCGATGCCGCAGGATGTTTTTTTGGCGTTCAAACGCTTTTGCAAACCTTACCTGTTGAAGCCGATAATTCGCAGCCATTATACGTACCCACCGGCACTATCACTGATTCGCCGGAGTACACCTACCGTGGGGCTATGCTCGATGTAGCACGCCATTTTTTCAATGTTGAAGAGGTAAAACAATTCATCGATTTTCTGGCCATGTACAAAATGAATGTGCTTCACCTGCACTTATCAGATGACCAGGGCTGGCGAATTGAAATTAAATCGTGGCCAAAACTTACCGAAATTGGTGGTCAAACCGAAGTTGGTGGTGGCAAAGGTGGTTTTTACACACAAGAGCAATACAAGGAGCTGGTTCAGTACGCTGCTGATCGTCAGATTATGATCGTTCCTGAAATTGATATGCCGGGACATACCAACGCAGCACTTGCATCATACGCCGAACTAAATTGCGACGGAAAAGCCCGCGAGCTATACACAGGGACTGAAGTTGGATTTAGTACTTTGTGTACCGACAAAGAAATTACGTACCAGTTTATCGACGATGTAATCCGCGAGCTTGCTGAAATAACTCCCGGCCCATACATCCACATTGGTGGAGACGAATCGCATGTAACAGCACACGACGACTATGTATATTTTGTAAATAAAGTTCAGGACATCGTTAAAAAACACGGTAAAAAAATTATTGGCTGGGACGAAATTGCCAACGCCAAATTAATTGACGACGTAACTGTACAATTCTGGGCTGATGTTAAAAACACTACAATGGGCGTAGAAAAAGGGGCACAGGTATTAATGTCGCCTGCTGCACGCGCATACCTCGATATGCAGTACGATTCAACAACTCACCTGGGCTTGCACTGGGCCGGTTACATTGAAGTGGATCATGGTTACGACTGGGATCCGGCAACACTGGTTGAAGGCATTACAAAAGAGAACATTTTAGGAATTGAAGCACCGCTTTGGTCGGAAACAGTTACCAATATCGATGAAGTGGAATACATGGTTTTCCCTCGTCTGCCGGGATATGCCGAAATTGGCTGGACAGCACCGGGCGAAAGAAGCTGGGATGAATATAAAACGCGTTTGGCGAAACATGGCAAACGATTCGAGGCATTGGGAATTGATTATTACAAATCGGCCCTGGTTCCGTGGGAAGAATAG
- a CDS encoding cation diffusion facilitator family transporter: MQNNKYIFREGWISIIANTILFALKYWAGIVTGSVALIADAWHTLTDSVSSVIVLIGGKISSKPADDDHPFGHGRAEHIAAVIIGVLLAIVAFDFVLKSVDKFGTNEQTVFGTIAWIATIISIVVKELLAQYAFFGFRQTNSSILKADGWHHRTDALSSVVILVGLLFGKYFWWTDAVLGLIVAGMIGYASFEILSKEIKSLLGESPSDELLEEIHKTVDLNCKIQVNLHHIHLHKYGHHTEMSCHIKLPSEMTLYETHEICTKIEKAIKSEFGFITTIHPEPLNDNLKTFERY, translated from the coding sequence ATGCAAAACAATAAATACATTTTTAGAGAAGGTTGGATATCGATTATTGCCAACACAATACTTTTCGCACTGAAATATTGGGCAGGAATTGTAACAGGCTCGGTGGCTTTAATTGCTGATGCATGGCACACATTAACCGATTCAGTTTCGTCGGTTATTGTTTTGATAGGAGGTAAAATATCGAGTAAACCGGCCGACGACGATCATCCGTTCGGTCACGGTCGTGCTGAACATATTGCTGCTGTTATTATTGGCGTTTTACTTGCCATTGTTGCTTTCGATTTTGTCCTTAAATCAGTTGATAAATTTGGCACCAACGAACAAACGGTCTTTGGAACGATTGCCTGGATAGCTACGATTATTTCCATTGTGGTAAAAGAATTACTGGCACAATATGCCTTTTTTGGATTTCGACAAACAAACTCATCTATATTAAAAGCTGATGGCTGGCACCACCGCACTGATGCACTTTCATCGGTTGTCATTTTAGTCGGCTTATTATTTGGGAAATATTTCTGGTGGACAGATGCTGTTTTAGGACTAATTGTTGCCGGCATGATTGGTTACGCCAGTTTCGAAATTCTATCGAAAGAAATCAAATCACTTCTTGGCGAAAGTCCTTCTGATGAGTTGCTTGAAGAGATTCATAAAACAGTTGACCTTAATTGCAAAATCCAGGTTAATCTGCATCATATTCATTTGCACAAATACGGTCACCATACCGAAATGAGCTGCCACATAAAACTCCCTTCTGAAATGACACTGTACGAAACGCACGAAATCTGTACAAAAATAGAGAAGGCCATTAAATCGGAATTTGGTTTTATCACTACGATCCACCCAGAGCCATTGAACGATAATCTCAAAACATTTGAACGCTATTAA
- a CDS encoding LytTR family DNA-binding domain-containing protein: MYRCIIIDDEPIAIRVIRNHLSVFTDFEIVAECTNALEAMPVLQKENIDLLFCDIQMPQITGVDFIRSLLHPPKVIFTTAYRDYAIDAFELNVVDYLLKPISFERFTKAINHFMELQSATSASTSEVLETRDFIFLKADKKHHKINLTDILYFESLGDYVIAYTNDQKIVTKERIGHLSDLLPAKRFIQIHRGYIVSIDKIESIGAGFVEIKGKKLPVGRNYKPDVQKLLSL, from the coding sequence ATGTACCGCTGCATCATCATAGACGACGAACCCATTGCCATTCGGGTAATCCGGAACCACCTGTCGGTTTTTACTGATTTCGAAATTGTTGCCGAGTGCACCAATGCTTTGGAGGCTATGCCCGTTCTGCAAAAGGAAAACATCGACCTGCTGTTTTGCGATATTCAGATGCCCCAAATTACCGGCGTCGATTTTATTCGCTCATTACTACACCCGCCTAAGGTAATTTTTACGACTGCCTACCGCGATTATGCCATCGATGCATTTGAACTAAATGTGGTTGATTACCTGCTAAAACCCATTTCATTTGAGCGTTTTACCAAGGCCATTAACCATTTTATGGAATTACAGTCGGCTACTTCTGCATCGACATCCGAAGTGCTGGAAACCCGCGATTTTATTTTCCTTAAAGCCGATAAAAAACATCATAAAATTAACCTTACCGACATCCTGTATTTCGAAAGCCTTGGCGATTATGTTATTGCCTACACCAACGATCAAAAAATTGTAACCAAAGAAAGGATAGGCCATCTCTCTGATTTACTTCCCGCCAAACGTTTTATACAAATTCATCGTGGCTATATTGTTTCTATCGATAAAATTGAATCAATTGGTGCAGGTTTTGTAGAAATAAAAGGTAAAAAACTACCTGTCGGCCGAAATTACAAACCCGATGTTCAGAAATTATTGTCGCTTTAA
- a CDS encoding histidine kinase has product MTDKIQHIITRVKTSKYIRPAYHVAFWIMVACFYFFMFSWNSAFREATIIFSAGLLPVAILLTYFFNHFLVPRYLWKKRYGLFFLYSLFTLLSGVWLSLLIVFYALIHILKNKAMIDPSVLHPELQVISLNFIVFFAIAVKQIKRAFFIQQEKNELERKKLNTELRLKEAKLKLLKAQIHPHFLFNTLNNLYGLTIEKSDEAPGLVLRLSDILDYILYRCNEKKVLLFDEITNLQNYIEIEKLRYSEKLSITTDFPKETNNLQIAPLLLLPFVENAFKHGVSHNPGMAQITCSLKTRHTSMVFTIENSKNPTKPHFENLSKGIGLSNVKKRLELLYHKKYKLEIDEKESTFSVTLALELAE; this is encoded by the coding sequence ATGACCGATAAAATCCAACATATAATAACCCGGGTAAAAACCTCGAAGTACATCCGACCTGCCTATCACGTAGCATTTTGGATAATGGTTGCCTGTTTCTACTTTTTCATGTTTAGCTGGAACAGTGCTTTTCGCGAGGCTACTATTATTTTCTCGGCCGGGCTGCTGCCGGTGGCTATTTTGCTTACCTACTTTTTCAACCACTTTTTAGTGCCGCGCTACCTCTGGAAAAAACGCTACGGTCTGTTCTTTTTGTATAGTTTGTTTACCCTGCTTTCCGGCGTTTGGCTTTCCTTACTTATCGTTTTTTACGCGCTTATTCATATCCTGAAGAACAAAGCAATGATCGATCCGTCGGTGCTTCACCCCGAGCTACAAGTAATTTCGCTGAATTTTATTGTGTTCTTTGCCATTGCCGTAAAACAGATAAAACGTGCCTTTTTTATTCAGCAGGAAAAGAACGAACTGGAACGAAAAAAACTGAATACCGAACTCAGGCTGAAAGAAGCCAAACTAAAATTACTAAAAGCACAGATTCATCCTCATTTTCTTTTCAACACGCTGAATAACCTTTACGGGCTTACCATTGAAAAATCGGATGAAGCACCGGGGCTGGTACTGCGCCTTTCTGATATTCTTGATTATATTCTTTACCGCTGCAACGAAAAAAAGGTTTTGCTTTTTGACGAGATCACGAACCTGCAAAACTATATCGAGATTGAAAAGCTGCGTTACTCGGAGAAACTGAGTATAACAACTGATTTCCCCAAAGAAACCAATAACCTGCAAATTGCACCACTGCTTCTGCTGCCATTTGTAGAGAATGCGTTTAAACATGGTGTGAGCCACAATCCCGGCATGGCACAGATTACATGCAGTTTAAAAACACGACACACTTCCATGGTATTTACTATCGAAAATTCAAAAAATCCGACGAAACCACACTTTGAAAATCTGTCGAAAGGAATTGGCCTGAGTAATGTAAAAAAACGGTTGGAGTTACTTTACCACAAAAAATACAAGTTGGAAATCGACGAAAAAGAATCCACTTTTTCAGTAACTTTAGCATTAGAATTAGCTGAATAA
- a CDS encoding MotA/TolQ/ExbB proton channel family protein: protein MNFLEFHKAGGPFMTVITVMGLLMLVVAGIKIYQMAVQKHYDLKLVGLIRMAGLFAAAFGVLSQIIGIVQALEAIRAADDISPEIVMGGAIVSFYSTIWGLIVLLVSLPIYYVLKEFIKLKKTGNN from the coding sequence ATGAACTTTTTAGAATTTCATAAAGCAGGTGGTCCGTTTATGACAGTAATTACTGTAATGGGCTTGTTAATGCTGGTAGTAGCCGGAATAAAAATTTATCAGATGGCTGTGCAAAAGCATTATGATTTGAAACTGGTGGGCTTGATTCGAATGGCCGGGCTATTTGCCGCCGCATTTGGTGTACTGTCGCAAATTATTGGTATTGTACAGGCTTTGGAGGCCATAAGAGCAGCTGACGATATTTCGCCCGAAATTGTTATGGGCGGAGCGATTGTTAGCTTTTACAGTACTATTTGGGGACTAATCGTTTTGCTTGTTTCCTTACCGATTTACTATGTGTTAAAAGAATTTATTAAACTGAAAAAGACAGGGAACAATTAA